One part of the Candidatus Saccharimonadales bacterium genome encodes these proteins:
- a CDS encoding GspE/PulE family protein, protein MGIDDEQLYKLLAELDYLSVDDLNKARDLAKTEAKSLYDVLLDRDLVSDENLGKLIAYSLKLPFVTLSQSTIPEDVLKITPEQVASKFKVITFGIDDKGLKIATSNHLQPDLFPMLAKKAGQKSYRVFFATERDIESALRLYKKDLTRVFEGLLPKGAALSEVPVAKIVDTIIEYANFNKASDVHIEPTRGYSQIRFRIDGILHDVVRLPKMLHDQLVTRIKVMARLRTDEHLSAQDGRMRVLIQGKTDEDVDVRVSIVPITSGEKVVLRLLSSHNRQFGLADLGMSESNLKKIQNGFLRPYGMVLSTGPTGSGKTTTMYAILKILNTRDKNIATIEDPVEYEIAGLNQIQVNAKTGLTFANGLRSILRQDPDVMFVGEIRDEDTASIAINSAMTGHLVLSTLHTNDAVTALPRLIDMKVEPFLVASTVNVIVGQRLVRKICNTCKVSQEIVRTPTGLKGDTKLAAQIVTLNPRLVNKYFGTGNIRVYRGKGCQVCNNTGFIGRVGIFEVLVVTPKIQELISKKSNSEVIFQQAVAEGMETMMEDGLSKVQSGLTTIEEVLRVTRD, encoded by the coding sequence ATGGGAATAGATGACGAACAGTTATACAAACTGCTTGCTGAGCTCGACTACCTTTCTGTCGATGATTTAAACAAGGCTCGTGATTTAGCTAAGACCGAGGCTAAGAGCTTATATGACGTGCTTTTAGATCGCGATTTGGTCTCGGATGAGAATCTAGGTAAACTAATTGCTTACTCGCTAAAATTGCCGTTCGTGACTTTGTCGCAATCTACAATCCCTGAGGATGTTTTAAAAATCACCCCCGAACAAGTTGCCAGTAAGTTTAAGGTCATCACTTTTGGTATAGATGATAAGGGCTTAAAAATTGCCACATCCAACCATTTGCAGCCAGATTTGTTCCCTATGTTGGCTAAAAAGGCTGGTCAAAAAAGTTACCGAGTATTTTTTGCGACCGAGCGTGATATCGAGTCAGCTCTGCGACTTTATAAAAAAGATTTAACGCGAGTTTTCGAAGGCCTACTGCCAAAAGGTGCTGCGCTCAGCGAAGTCCCGGTTGCTAAAATTGTAGACACAATTATTGAGTATGCAAACTTCAACAAAGCCTCGGACGTTCATATCGAACCAACCAGAGGATACAGTCAGATCCGTTTTAGAATTGATGGAATCTTGCATGATGTTGTGCGACTTCCAAAAATGCTTCACGACCAGCTGGTTACCAGAATAAAAGTCATGGCGCGTCTTAGGACAGACGAGCATTTGAGCGCTCAAGACGGTCGAATGCGGGTTTTGATCCAGGGCAAAACAGATGAGGATGTAGATGTACGTGTATCGATTGTGCCAATTACTAGTGGCGAAAAGGTAGTTTTACGTTTGTTGTCGTCGCACAATCGACAGTTTGGTTTGGCTGACTTGGGTATGAGTGAGTCGAATCTAAAAAAGATCCAAAACGGATTTTTAAGGCCATATGGAATGGTGCTTTCAACCGGCCCAACTGGCTCGGGTAAGACTACTACAATGTACGCCATTTTAAAGATTTTAAATACTCGCGATAAAAACATTGCAACTATTGAAGATCCGGTTGAGTACGAAATCGCCGGCCTCAACCAAATTCAGGTTAATGCCAAAACTGGGCTTACGTTTGCTAACGGACTTAGGTCCATATTGCGTCAAGACCCAGATGTGATGTTCGTAGGTGAGATTCGCGATGAAGACACGGCTAGTATTGCAATAAACTCGGCGATGACGGGCCACTTAGTGCTTTCGACTTTACACACCAACGATGCCGTAACTGCTCTGCCGCGCTTAATCGATATGAAAGTTGAGCCTTTTTTGGTGGCTTCCACAGTTAACGTTATAGTTGGTCAGCGCTTGGTGCGAAAAATTTGCAATACCTGTAAAGTCAGTCAAGAAATAGTCCGAACACCAACTGGCTTAAAAGGCGACACTAAGCTTGCCGCTCAGATTGTTACGCTTAATCCACGATTAGTTAATAAATATTTTGGTACAGGCAATATCCGTGTTTATAGGGGAAAGGGCTGTCAGGTTTGTAATAACACTGGTTTTATTGGTCGCGTAGGAATTTTTGAAGTTTTAGTTGTTACCCCTAAGATTCAGGAGCTAATAAGTAAAAAATCTAACTCAGAAGTAATTTTCCAGCAGGCAGTGGCTGAAGGAATGGAAACTATGATGGAAGATGGACTAAGTAAAGTCCAAAGTGGGCTCACAACAATTGAAGAAGTTTTGAGGGTAACGAGGGATTAA
- a CDS encoding glutamine amidotransferase: protein MKKINILHLYPNEMNIYGDRGNLLTLMRRIEWHGFEPVVHFHHAKNTLPKNIDIVLGGGGQDSAQSDIQDDILMIGDELHKLADAGVPMLMICGMYQLFCHKFITNTGEEIKGIGIFDAETRASSQRMVGNLKVNSEFGILYGFENHSGRTFLNQGQNALGKVLRGNGNNGQDGTEGAQTNNVFGAYLHGPMLPNNPRFTDGLIATAASNLFGEFKLKPISDHYAYAARETAKKRKY from the coding sequence ATGAAAAAAATTAATATTCTACACCTCTACCCTAATGAAATGAACATATACGGGGATCGCGGCAACTTACTCACGTTGATGCGCCGCATAGAGTGGCACGGTTTTGAACCAGTTGTGCATTTTCATCATGCAAAAAACACTTTACCAAAAAATATCGATATCGTTTTGGGTGGTGGCGGGCAAGATTCGGCGCAGTCTGATATACAAGATGACATTTTAATGATCGGCGATGAGCTCCACAAGCTGGCCGACGCCGGAGTACCAATGCTCATGATATGCGGCATGTACCAGCTCTTTTGTCATAAATTTATCACTAACACAGGCGAAGAAATTAAAGGAATTGGTATTTTTGATGCCGAAACTCGCGCCAGCAGCCAACGTATGGTCGGAAATCTAAAAGTTAATAGTGAATTTGGAATTTTATACGGTTTCGAAAATCACAGCGGTCGCACATTTTTAAACCAAGGTCAGAATGCCCTTGGTAAGGTTTTACGCGGCAATGGTAATAACGGTCAAGATGGAACCGAAGGCGCACAGACTAACAACGTTTTTGGTGCATATTTGCACGGACCAATGCTGCCAAATAATCCAAGGTTTACTGATGGCTTAATCGCTACCGCAGCCTCGAACTTATTTGGCGAATTTAAGCTAAAGCCGATCAGTGATCACTACGCTTACGCCGCCCGTGAAACTGCAAAAAAGCGTAAATATTAA
- a CDS encoding MurT ligase domain-containing protein, which yields MHRFFGTNLGKLVRGFTKVRGSGGQALPGLVVERILPNYLQNMLQQLPDGVVVITGTNGKTTTTKMVVELLQANGKRVLTNPTGSNFTRGIISSLTQQAKFTGDLPFDIGVFELDEAYARQFVTQVKPNWVLALNVMRDQLDRFGELDTAAKMIGATMHEAKIGIVVNDDDSRLVDLAKTITGKHGQKLHFFGVKPKLRRFFPIDDELVAVEKLTPKTKTHHRDVELAGFDGQKVTYAFSKKEFSAQLQLSGQHNYQNAAAALTLVNALVKASPEALVAQLATVKPAFGRGEEFVLKDGSKIQLVLVKNPAGFRQALASYPATTSPVMFAVNDNYADGRDVSWLWDVDFMSLAGKKVLLTSGTRAADMALRLQYDDVKVERIEPRIEDALKQFSRQKGDKLIFTTYSAMLQFYKILKKQAGKTL from the coding sequence ATGCATCGTTTTTTTGGCACAAATTTAGGCAAGCTAGTTCGTGGGTTTACTAAGGTTCGCGGTTCAGGCGGCCAAGCTCTGCCTGGGCTTGTCGTAGAGCGCATTTTGCCAAACTATCTGCAAAATATGCTTCAACAATTACCAGATGGCGTAGTGGTAATTACTGGCACTAATGGCAAAACTACAACCACAAAAATGGTTGTAGAGCTTTTGCAAGCAAACGGCAAAAGAGTCTTAACTAACCCCACTGGCAGTAACTTTACGCGTGGGATCATATCTAGCTTAACCCAACAAGCTAAATTCACAGGTGACCTACCTTTTGATATTGGAGTTTTCGAACTCGACGAGGCTTACGCCCGCCAATTTGTTACTCAAGTTAAGCCAAATTGGGTTTTAGCGCTAAATGTTATGCGCGATCAGTTGGATCGTTTTGGTGAGCTCGACACGGCCGCTAAAATGATTGGCGCAACTATGCACGAGGCTAAAATTGGGATTGTTGTAAACGATGATGATTCGCGCTTGGTCGACCTTGCAAAAACCATCACAGGTAAGCACGGCCAAAAGCTCCACTTTTTTGGAGTTAAGCCAAAACTTCGCCGGTTCTTCCCTATCGACGACGAGCTCGTGGCAGTTGAAAAACTTACCCCGAAAACAAAAACTCACCATCGTGACGTCGAACTTGCCGGTTTTGATGGCCAAAAAGTAACCTATGCTTTTAGCAAAAAAGAATTTAGTGCCCAGTTGCAATTAAGCGGCCAGCACAATTACCAAAACGCTGCGGCCGCATTAACGCTTGTGAATGCTTTAGTAAAAGCCTCGCCCGAAGCTTTGGTTGCACAATTAGCCACGGTCAAACCAGCATTTGGTCGCGGCGAAGAATTTGTATTAAAGGATGGGTCAAAAATCCAACTAGTTTTAGTAAAAAACCCTGCCGGTTTTAGACAAGCTCTGGCGTCTTACCCAGCTACAACTAGCCCGGTAATGTTTGCCGTAAACGATAATTATGCTGACGGACGCGATGTAAGCTGGCTTTGGGATGTTGATTTTATGAGCTTGGCTGGCAAAAAAGTTTTACTAACAAGCGGAACTCGCGCCGCCGACATGGCGTTGCGATTGCAGTATGATGACGTTAAGGTTGAGCGAATTGAGCCAAGAATCGAAGATGCGCTCAAGCAATTTAGCCGACAAAAGGGCGATAAGCTAATTTTTACTACTTACAGCGCCATGTTGCAGTTTTACAAGATCCTCAAAAAACAAGCGGGTAAAACCTTATGA
- a CDS encoding type II secretion system protein: MAGRAGFTMVEVVVVMALLAILVGLAAVNIIGSQRQIVSDSAVNMLIADLRSQQIKSMMGDDDGGSTAQSYGVLFEANSYTLFSGSSYSPSNPTNFQVQVEGLSLSSTFPSNTLIFAKASGEVSGYNASQDTITFTNSVGDQTVVEVNLYGVANEL, encoded by the coding sequence ATGGCGGGTCGTGCTGGATTCACGATGGTTGAGGTTGTAGTAGTTATGGCGCTACTGGCTATTTTAGTCGGCTTAGCCGCAGTTAATATTATCGGTAGTCAGCGGCAAATTGTTTCGGATTCGGCGGTAAATATGTTGATCGCCGACCTAAGATCGCAGCAAATTAAATCAATGATGGGCGATGACGACGGTGGATCGACTGCACAGTCCTACGGTGTTTTGTTCGAAGCAAACAGCTATACGCTTTTTTCTGGATCATCTTACTCGCCCAGCAATCCCACTAATTTTCAGGTTCAAGTTGAGGGTCTTAGCCTAAGTTCGACATTTCCGTCGAATACTTTAATTTTTGCAAAAGCTTCGGGCGAGGTTTCGGGATACAACGCCAGTCAAGACACAATAACTTTCACGAATTCGGTTGGTGATCAAACTGTTGTTGAGGTAAACCTGTACGGAGTTGCAAATGAACTTTAA
- a CDS encoding type II secretion system protein, producing the protein MKNIFDKAGFTLVELIIVMGITSIFVVVLTDIFVSLTAAKLESEATAAVVEDGRFILARLTYDVERSTTITTPLILGSSGSTLVLNIGGTSHTYALSGENLTLNNSSTTSNLNSNRTAISGITFQKLGNSGTQTVRVTFTVTGQAVNQAPISQTFSTTVAKP; encoded by the coding sequence ATGAAAAATATATTTGATAAAGCCGGCTTTACCTTAGTAGAACTCATAATCGTTATGGGAATTACGTCGATTTTTGTGGTAGTACTAACTGATATTTTCGTAAGTTTGACAGCCGCTAAGCTAGAATCGGAGGCGACTGCGGCGGTCGTTGAAGATGGAAGATTTATTTTAGCTCGCCTAACCTACGATGTAGAGAGATCAACAACAATCACCACACCTTTAATATTGGGTAGCAGCGGATCGACGCTGGTTTTAAATATAGGAGGCACAAGCCATACTTATGCACTCTCCGGTGAAAATCTAACATTAAACAATTCATCAACAACTAGCAATTTAAATAGCAACCGAACCGCAATTTCGGGAATTACTTTTCAAAAACTTGGCAACTCAGGTACACAAACAGTTAGGGTAACATTTACTGTAACCGGACAGGCGGTCAACCAAGCGCCCATTTCGCAAACATTTTCAACAACGGTGGCAAAGCCATGA
- a CDS encoding prepilin-type N-terminal cleavage/methylation domain-containing protein, which yields MNFKQRGQTLVELLVVIGIMAIMLPALATAMVASREGRVQESARLQAASFLNESQSAVQVVRDAGWQQFAVNGTYHPVVSGTTWGLSANAEVVDGFTRSVQISDAQRDTNGAIVEAGGTVDPSTKKVTYTVSWNTPIASTLSSTAYFQRYEGNASWTQTTEVEFNTGTKSSTTVDATGGGQVSLSTGGSSINFVQSAVATPEDNFDYLLSKSFSTNVTAGNAIIVAFSWDPANGPIASCSDDRSNTYGTAVMIEDTTMQQSIGICYALNVTGGATTISANFSTPAGFRRMVITEYSGVASTDALDVVASATGAASTATDAVSSTAATTTMANELVFGAVMDTEGQTTINPGTGFTQRNYSNNKDLAVQDKNQATAASVSSTQTFGTTHRYAAAMAVFRPSYTSTANWTPLTQVSTYDVPSSITDATRVFVDQDRAYLVYGSTLRTFSVTNPSSPISLGTYTAPGIINDVFVKDKYAYLATTANSAELIMVRLTDPVFPVAVASVDLAGTHDGRSVFVADNKAYVARVENATAGQDEFFIVNVPTPDSPSVAGSVNLTGNTNDLFVSGNFAYLATANLVGDLTAINVTNSASPTVAGMYDAAGSGAGRGVFAIGTTVYFVKDQASGGPEFYIFNATNPASISVVGSYEAGATLQSVFVSGNRAFIAGAIASAHLRVLNISTPSSPTVYSSLNMNATINDVFVNGNYAYMASTSDTAELAIARGVISRTPTGGGGGYQSAGTFESASFDAGSTVAFNNIIFTINEPASTDVRFQVATNTNNSTWNFVGPDGTSGTYYSANSPILFGTSGRYIRYKATLTGPGSSTPTISDVSINYSP from the coding sequence ATGAACTTTAAGCAGCGCGGACAAACGCTTGTTGAGCTTTTGGTGGTGATTGGAATTATGGCTATCATGCTGCCAGCGCTCGCTACGGCTATGGTCGCGTCTCGTGAGGGTAGGGTTCAGGAGTCTGCGCGTTTGCAAGCAGCATCATTTTTAAATGAATCGCAATCTGCGGTTCAGGTCGTTCGCGACGCTGGTTGGCAGCAGTTTGCCGTAAATGGGACGTACCATCCTGTGGTTAGCGGAACAACCTGGGGGTTGAGTGCTAATGCAGAAGTCGTTGACGGATTTACTAGAAGTGTCCAGATTTCTGACGCTCAGCGTGACACAAACGGGGCGATCGTTGAAGCTGGTGGAACCGTTGATCCCTCTACTAAAAAAGTCACATACACAGTTTCTTGGAATACACCGATTGCAAGTACGCTCTCTAGTACTGCCTATTTTCAACGATATGAGGGGAATGCTTCCTGGACTCAGACTACCGAGGTGGAGTTTAATACTGGAACGAAAAGCTCAACTACTGTCGATGCGACTGGTGGAGGACAGGTGTCGTTGTCTACGGGGGGATCATCTATAAATTTCGTACAGAGCGCGGTCGCCACCCCAGAGGATAATTTTGACTATTTACTAAGTAAAAGTTTTAGTACTAATGTAACAGCGGGCAACGCGATCATAGTGGCTTTCTCTTGGGATCCGGCGAATGGCCCGATTGCATCGTGTTCGGACGACCGTAGTAACACCTATGGAACTGCAGTTATGATCGAAGATACAACCATGCAACAATCAATTGGGATATGCTACGCATTAAATGTTACGGGCGGCGCCACTACTATTTCGGCTAACTTTAGTACGCCGGCTGGATTTAGGAGAATGGTAATAACTGAGTACAGTGGAGTTGCTTCGACCGATGCTCTTGACGTAGTGGCGAGCGCAACTGGCGCGGCAAGCACTGCTACCGATGCTGTGAGCTCAACCGCAGCTACAACCACGATGGCTAACGAACTTGTCTTTGGTGCGGTTATGGACACAGAGGGTCAGACTACTATAAATCCGGGTACGGGCTTTACTCAACGTAACTACTCTAATAACAAGGATCTTGCCGTTCAGGATAAAAACCAGGCTACGGCGGCTTCGGTGAGTTCAACTCAGACATTTGGAACCACGCATAGATACGCTGCGGCGATGGCGGTATTTAGGCCGAGCTATACCAGTACAGCTAACTGGACGCCGTTAACGCAAGTTAGTACGTACGATGTTCCATCAAGTATTACAGATGCGACTAGAGTTTTTGTAGATCAAGATAGAGCTTACTTGGTATATGGTTCTACTCTAAGAACTTTTAGCGTCACTAATCCTTCGTCGCCAATTTCATTAGGCACGTACACCGCACCAGGTATTATTAACGATGTTTTTGTTAAAGACAAATATGCATACTTAGCCACGACGGCCAATTCGGCTGAGCTTATAATGGTCAGGCTTACTGATCCGGTATTTCCGGTAGCGGTTGCTTCGGTGGATCTGGCTGGGACCCACGATGGTCGCTCGGTCTTTGTCGCCGACAACAAAGCCTATGTAGCTAGGGTTGAAAATGCAACCGCAGGGCAGGATGAATTTTTTATAGTAAATGTTCCTACGCCAGATTCTCCTTCGGTGGCCGGGTCGGTTAACCTGACAGGTAACACGAACGATTTGTTTGTTTCGGGTAACTTTGCTTACCTCGCTACAGCAAACTTAGTCGGCGACTTAACAGCTATAAATGTCACGAACTCAGCTTCTCCTACAGTTGCTGGAATGTATGACGCCGCAGGTTCGGGTGCTGGGCGTGGTGTTTTTGCAATCGGCACCACTGTGTATTTTGTTAAAGACCAGGCTAGTGGTGGGCCGGAATTTTATATTTTTAACGCCACCAACCCGGCAAGCATTTCGGTCGTGGGTTCGTATGAAGCGGGTGCAACTCTTCAGAGTGTTTTTGTAAGTGGAAACCGAGCGTTTATTGCTGGGGCAATTGCGAGCGCGCATTTAAGGGTACTTAATATTTCGACACCGTCATCGCCGACCGTTTATAGCAGTTTGAACATGAATGCTACAATTAACGACGTTTTTGTAAATGGAAACTATGCCTATATGGCTTCGACCTCTGACACGGCCGAACTTGCCATAGCTAGAGGAGTAATTTCGCGAACACCGACTGGTGGCGGGGGCGGTTATCAATCTGCGGGAACATTTGAATCTGCTAGTTTTGATGCAGGATCAACTGTGGCATTCAACAATATAATATTTACCATAAACGAGCCGGCAAGTACCGATGTTAGATTTCAGGTTGCAACAAACACTAACAATAGTACTTGGAATTTTGTTGGTCCAGATGGAACCTCGGGTACGTACTATAGCGCAAATTCACCGATTCTTTTTGGCACGAGCGGCAGGTATATTAGGTATAAGGCAACGTTAACCGGACCCGGATCAAGTACGCCAACGATAAGTGATGTATCGATAAACTATTCACCATGA
- a CDS encoding type II secretion system protein, whose product MGNKLNKFQKGFTLIEILVVIGILSILLAIVLIAINPQQQFQQANNTQRSSDVSAILNAISSYAAQNNGDLPAGIAATAKTLGKPTAADIVDLCSALVPTYIADLPMDPTTGTVTGGDTPCATATTAYDTGYTVQTSAGNRVTVSAPDAQGGETISITR is encoded by the coding sequence ATGGGCAATAAACTTAATAAATTTCAAAAAGGCTTTACGTTAATCGAAATTCTGGTTGTCATCGGAATTCTTTCAATACTACTTGCGATCGTTTTGATTGCTATTAACCCGCAGCAGCAGTTCCAGCAAGCTAACAATACTCAGCGAAGCTCGGATGTTAGCGCAATTTTAAACGCGATTAGTTCCTACGCAGCACAAAACAACGGCGATCTTCCAGCAGGAATTGCCGCGACTGCAAAGACATTAGGTAAGCCCACAGCAGCCGATATTGTAGACTTATGCTCGGCGCTCGTCCCAACTTACATAGCAGATCTCCCTATGGATCCTACTACCGGCACAGTAACTGGCGGCGACACTCCATGTGCCACTGCTACAACTGCTTACGATACCGGCTATACTGTTCAGACGAGTGCAGGTAATCGCGTCACAGTTAGTGCGCCTGATGCCCAGGGCGGCGAAACTATAAGTATTACTCGCTAA
- a CDS encoding type II secretion system F family protein, whose amino-acid sequence MTNPRLRARDRLNLITNLATMLSAGIPILEAVDTLLVESKGSSKEVLTLIRKGLEQGKPISESMKAAPLAFDPVTVNIVRASEEAGTLDQALTDLQATIKKDIDFTDRLKASLIYPVFVIGVFLGVLILILTFVIPRVSKVFDGLRITLPPTTKALIGLSEFVLANYIFIFIAIALIGVGIFMLIRFKRRQVVNVLLSLPFLDNLGRQIDLARFTRTLKLQLKAGLPLSEALELSRGVVSKKEIESAIISMKRAVDNGEPISEGLKHYKKVVPSVMIRILQTAEKSGTLEKTMQDLADYFDEQVTRTLKNVSELIEPVLIVVIGLLIGGMMLSIIAPIYGLISQLGGR is encoded by the coding sequence ATGACAAACCCAAGGCTAAGGGCGCGTGATCGCCTAAACTTAATTACAAATCTGGCTACAATGTTGTCGGCTGGGATTCCGATTTTGGAAGCGGTAGATACGCTGTTGGTCGAAAGTAAAGGTTCGAGCAAAGAGGTTCTAACCTTGATCCGTAAGGGCCTGGAACAGGGTAAGCCAATTTCCGAATCTATGAAAGCGGCGCCGTTGGCGTTTGACCCGGTAACAGTTAACATCGTTCGAGCCAGCGAAGAGGCTGGGACGCTTGATCAGGCCCTTACGGATCTACAGGCGACAATTAAAAAAGATATCGATTTCACTGATCGGCTGAAAGCTAGTTTGATTTACCCAGTATTTGTAATCGGGGTGTTTTTGGGTGTTTTGATTCTAATTTTAACTTTTGTGATTCCGCGTGTTTCTAAAGTTTTTGACGGCTTGCGCATAACTTTGCCGCCAACCACCAAGGCGTTAATTGGTTTGTCGGAATTTGTCTTGGCTAATTACATCTTTATTTTTATCGCGATCGCGCTTATTGGCGTGGGAATCTTTATGCTCATTAGGTTTAAGCGTCGCCAAGTTGTAAATGTGCTTTTGTCGTTGCCTTTTTTAGACAACTTAGGTCGTCAAATTGATCTAGCTAGATTTACGAGGACACTCAAACTGCAGCTAAAGGCTGGATTGCCGCTGTCAGAGGCGTTGGAGCTCAGTCGTGGTGTGGTTTCAAAAAAAGAGATTGAATCGGCGATTATAAGTATGAAGCGTGCAGTTGATAACGGTGAGCCAATTTCCGAAGGCCTAAAACATTATAAAAAAGTTGTGCCTTCGGTGATGATTAGAATTTTACAAACTGCCGAAAAAAGTGGAACGCTAGAGAAAACTATGCAAGATTTGGCCGACTATTTTGATGAGCAGGTTACTCGAACTCTAAAAAATGTCAGTGAGCTAATTGAGCCCGTCCTGATAGTAGTAATCGGCTTATTGATTGGCGGAATGATGCTTTCGATTATCGCGCCGATTTACGGATTAATCAGCCAACTTGGCGGACGTTAA
- a CDS encoding L,D-transpeptidase family protein, translating to MSDDQNNIKHGDVSYDERVKKQTIGLAIVGAVLVLIMASVCGTLWYFKDRALPNTMLGSVNVGGKTRQEITKIAEEQIAKVSLIFEQGEKRVEAKPQDLGVHYDVSQTVEDAINSGRTFAELSKPWENRELGLYYTSDFGAAINFAKQNFPETVTDAKDAELIYNAEERKFTIKDGVPGQGFDLTEYSNSLQQVAKTPEPVALTVSTTVVEPAIKPDGLQGVQDEINKRLSLSLKFLYQGRLMYFAEPQDIAEITTITQDVDNKTVKFSYDAAKIEQFLRQKVSPSVASPPLDAKVLRNPETGTETVIQAGREGKQLANLEALAGEILGALESNQSVEKEVAVVTAPFKTVTLSGGGQNWVEVDLSEQRTTLWSGDTQVASFIISSGVAPFYTPTGEYAIWYKTPNQVMTGGSRASGDYYYLPNVTWVSYFYKDYGFHTAYWHNNFGTPMSHGCINMREADAKALYDFAPIGTKVIVHN from the coding sequence ATGTCGGACGATCAAAACAATATAAAGCATGGCGATGTTAGCTATGATGAGCGTGTAAAAAAACAGACAATTGGCTTGGCTATTGTTGGTGCTGTTCTGGTACTAATTATGGCTTCTGTTTGTGGCACGCTTTGGTATTTCAAAGACCGCGCACTACCAAACACTATGCTTGGTAGTGTTAACGTGGGAGGCAAAACTCGCCAGGAAATCACTAAAATTGCCGAGGAACAGATTGCTAAAGTTAGTCTAATCTTCGAGCAAGGCGAAAAGCGTGTCGAAGCTAAACCTCAAGATCTGGGTGTGCATTACGACGTAAGCCAAACTGTAGAAGATGCCATAAATTCTGGCCGAACTTTTGCCGAATTGTCAAAACCGTGGGAAAATCGTGAACTCGGGCTATATTACACTAGTGATTTTGGCGCAGCTATAAACTTTGCCAAGCAAAACTTCCCAGAGACGGTCACGGACGCCAAAGACGCTGAGCTTATTTACAATGCCGAAGAGCGAAAGTTTACAATTAAAGACGGCGTGCCAGGACAAGGATTTGATTTAACAGAGTACTCGAATTCGCTTCAGCAGGTCGCAAAAACACCTGAGCCCGTTGCTCTTACCGTGAGCACAACAGTTGTTGAGCCAGCGATTAAACCAGATGGCCTACAGGGCGTTCAAGATGAAATTAACAAACGATTAAGCCTATCGCTGAAGTTTTTGTACCAAGGTCGGTTAATGTATTTTGCCGAACCTCAGGATATAGCCGAGATAACGACAATTACTCAAGATGTTGACAATAAAACTGTTAAGTTTAGTTATGACGCCGCTAAAATTGAGCAGTTTTTGCGTCAGAAGGTGAGTCCGAGCGTAGCCTCGCCACCACTTGATGCAAAAGTTCTACGTAATCCAGAAACTGGTACGGAGACTGTTATTCAGGCTGGTCGCGAAGGCAAGCAACTAGCAAACCTTGAAGCGCTTGCGGGTGAGATCTTAGGCGCGTTAGAAAGCAATCAATCAGTCGAGAAAGAAGTTGCCGTTGTCACTGCTCCGTTTAAAACCGTTACCTTATCGGGCGGAGGACAGAACTGGGTAGAAGTTGACTTGAGCGAACAAAGAACTACCTTATGGAGTGGTGATACGCAAGTCGCAAGTTTTATAATTTCTTCGGGTGTAGCACCTTTTTACACCCCAACCGGTGAATATGCTATTTGGTATAAAACCCCAAACCAGGTAATGACCGGTGGTTCGCGCGCATCCGGCGACTACTATTATCTTCCGAATGTAACCTGGGTTAGCTATTTTTACAAAGACTACGGCTTTCACACCGCATACTGGCATAACAACTTTGGAACACCAATGAGCCATGGCTGTATTAATATGCGTGAAGCTGATGCAAAAGCTTTATACGACTTTGCACCAATTGGCACAAAAGTTATCGTACATAACTAG